GAACCTAATGATTTAGCTCTAACATCTTTTATCCCTGCTAATTCTAGAACCGCTCTTACTGGACCTCCTGCGATAACTCCAGTACCTTCTTTCGCTGTCATAATAAGAACTTTTCCTGTTCCAAATTCTCCTTCTATGTCATGTGGAATTGTTGTTCCAACCATTGGTACACTAACTAAGTTTTTCTTAGCATCTTCTATTCCTTTTTTGATTGCTTCAGGTATTTCTATTGATTTGCCCATTCCAACACCTACATGGCCATTTTCATCCCCTACAACTACAAGGGCACTAAATCTAAAGTTTCTACCACCTTTAACAACCTTAGCAACTCTATTTATAAATACTACTTTTTCTTTTAAATCTAAAGTGCTAGGATCTATTCTCATTTATTTCCCTCCTTCTTTTTAGAATTGCAGTCCTGCTTCTCTTGCACCTTCTGCAAGTTTTTGTACTCTTCCGTGATAAATATATCCGCCTCTATCGAAAACAACTTTTGTTACTCCTTTTTCAATAGCTCTTTTAGCTATA
This window of the Clostridium cochlearium genome carries:
- the rpsE gene encoding 30S ribosomal protein S5, with product MRIDPSTLDLKEKVVFINRVAKVVKGGRNFRFSALVVVGDENGHVGVGMGKSIEIPEAIKKGIEDAKKNLVSVPMVGTTIPHDIEGEFGTGKVLIMTAKEGTGVIAGGPVRAVLELAGIKDVRAKSLGSNNPRNMVNATINGLSRLKTVEDIAKLRGKTVEEILG